CCGCCCAGGTTTCCGGAAACGCTAAGGTATTTGACTTCGGGCATGTGCACGACGGCATGGTGTACGGCAATGCCCAGGTATATGGGCATTGCGAAATCACAAGTAACGCAAAAGTGTACGACGATGCGATCGTTCATGGCTTCGCGCAGGTAACGGATCAAGCATGTGTGTACGGTGCGGCTAAGGTGTACGGGCATGCGAGCGTCGAAAAGCAAGCAGAAGTCTACGGCAACGCTGAGGTTTTCGACTTCGTCAGCGTCTCCGGCTCCGCCCGAGTATGCGATAGCGCACGGGTTTTCGGCCATGTTGTGATAACCAATTGCGGCGGTGTGCGAGACGATGCGGAAGTGTTCGGCTACACCGAAGTGGATACTCGCATGCCAATCGGCGGAAACGCCTTAGTGTCGGGGCATGTGAGCATACCGGTGGCCGCAATGATCGCAGGTGACGCGCGCATATCCGGGCCGCATCATGTCCGGGTAGCACGAGTCGGCTCAGGCCCTTGGGTGACCACATATCGCACCGCGAATGGTCACCGCATCTGGTACGACTCATGGGTGGGAACACTGTCTCAGTTACGTTCGGAAATCGGCACGGAACCAAACTGGGCCGCTGAATGCGATGCCATTGAAAAATTTTTGGCTAGTTGGGACGAAGAATAGTGGCGCATTTCGAGTTCACCGACGAAACCTTAACCCTAGGTGACACGGTACTCCACCGCATTCGCGCCACCACCGACATAGCTGGACACATTGAGCGCGGCGAACTCGGCGGCTGGGTGGAGTCGCCACGAAACCTCACAGGTGCAGCCTGGGTTGCGGACGAAGCAAAGGTGTATGGCAATGCCTGGGTGACCGATGAAGCGCGGGTATCGGGCACCGCCGAAGTCTTCGACTCCGCCAATATCTGCGGCTTAGCGCAGGTCGGCGACAACGCCCGGGTTTTCGAAAACGCGCGGATGTTCGACCAAACCGCGATCTCCGGCAATGCCCAGCTAAGCGGTAACGCTGAACTCCTTATGGATTCTTTCGTTTCCGACAATGCGATCGTGTGCGAAACCGCTGTACTCACCGACAGCGCACAGGCACGCGGTGACAGCTGGGTGGGCGGATTCGCCTGCTTACACGGCGCAAGCGTTGCTACCGGCAACGCCAAGATTTCCGGCCGAGTATGGCTTTTCGACGCCCCCACTATCCGCGACAACGCAACCATCTCCGGTCACATCACAATCTGCGGCGGCCCCACTATCGCCACCACAGCACAGATTACGTCCGCTGAAGACATAATAAGCATCGTCCTAGCGGCAGACTGCGCCGAAACCATCACCGCCTATCGGTGCTGCACCGGGCATAGGATTCATTACGGCGATTGGGACGGCACCCTTGACGGGTTCCGCACCGAGATTACCCGACGCGCGGAAACTAACTGGCCACAAGCAAACGCCGGTGCTGCGTCGCTTAATCGGTGGCGCTACGAATTGGATCAGCTAACAAACCTGCTGGCCAGCCGGGTGGAATTTTGGGAAAGCAATAACTAACGCCCCAACACCATCAAAGATGTTGGGGCGTTATAAATGTGGCACGGACCAGGATCGAACTGGTGACCTTCCACTTTTCAGGCGGACGCTCTACCGACTGAGCTACCGCGCCACCGGCTGATTACTCAACCTAGCGACCCTGACGGGGCTCGAACCCGCGACCTCCGCCGTGACAGGGCGGCGCGCTAACCAACTGCGCCACAGGGCCAAAATTGTGATAGAAAGTTTCCCTTCAACGTTTGATAACAATACACAGCATTATCAAGACTAATCAAATCCGCAGGTAAAAGATGATATAGCCGCCAGTCACGTCAGTGAACTACCGCGCAAATTCCACACCTTATGCCAGGCGCCATGCGGCAACCACCACATCCTTTTTAGGCAAACCCCGGAGATACATACATTCGTTTCAATAATCGCAGCAAAGCGGAAGCACCCCAGCGCAGCAATTTTCCCCAAAAACATTGTAATTAAGGGTCGCCTACCCTAAACTTTCCGGCAATAAACATTACGTTTCGTCACACCGCTGCATAGGGCTCGTTCCGGGATAACTTAACCCTCGTCTGTTTGGTCTCCAGTGGCTGGATCACACCTGAACCTGCACAGTGATGGAACAGGAGGAGGCTTACCGTGAGTAAAGGAATTCAAGGAGCAGTACTCCGGGCCCTTGGTGCCAAGGAACATCTGGCGACCGTCACAGGTTCCGACTGGATCACCCCGCATGTGCTGCGTGTAGATTTCCATTCCACCCACCTACT
The nucleotide sequence above comes from Corynebacterium mustelae. Encoded proteins:
- a CDS encoding LbetaH domain-containing protein, with product MTKHFELTDETLLVEGVTLYRIRATRDLPHKHRVVRSGDLGGWVESKDNLSENAWVYDEAKIYGFGNATGTALVFGHAEVYGHAQVSGTAQVSGNAKVFDFGHVHDGMVYGNAQVYGHCEITSNAKVYDDAIVHGFAQVTDQACVYGAAKVYGHASVEKQAEVYGNAEVFDFVSVSGSARVCDSARVFGHVVITNCGGVRDDAEVFGYTEVDTRMPIGGNALVSGHVSIPVAAMIAGDARISGPHHVRVARVGSGPWVTTYRTANGHRIWYDSWVGTLSQLRSEIGTEPNWAAECDAIEKFLASWDEE